A single genomic interval of Camelina sativa cultivar DH55 chromosome 11, Cs, whole genome shotgun sequence harbors:
- the LOC104728976 gene encoding uncharacterized protein LOC104728976 has translation MSLLHKQPLKLPCFRKPVIVRSAPPLLSNNGLTSLTLNPPGVLICSDPCGGDRGRVTTTMPGDGVHLSLEAFEKRWENDAKMRDELFRELGAIGSSNGWLPTLKDGVLGLRDMNMNTEVDPKRILLPPLVTLPHCQTQYVTNVAMSSSPEEEDCVVAVKYLGPQLSFCRPAQSKSEWINVRIESPCFFSSPVMFSKKEGMFRIAGSGGHLIGSLDRHKHSKKPKFQRLWFQNPKMTETQRDLLDSCYTSEHLVESEITGETFMVKLYKKTANIIEGIPRMHTEAVMVFKIDEEGNAVYTEDIGNQSIYVTSSEALCNLFSTRLCLCRPNYVKINDVDERRNIKLADPKWKRRQSST, from the coding sequence ATGTCTCTGCTTCACAAACAGCCCTTGAAGCTACCATGCTTTCGGAAACCTGTAATAGTACGATCcgctcctcctcttctctctaACAATGGCTTAACTTCATTGACTCTAAATCCTCCTGGTGTCTTGATCTGTTCTGATCCTTGTGGAGGGGATCGCGGAAGAGTCACTACTACGATGCCTGGTGATGGTGTCCACCTTTCCCTAGAAGCGTTTGAAAAGAGGTGGGAGAATGATGCTAAGATGCGTGACGAGTTGTTTAGGGAATTGGGAGCGATAGGATCATCCAATGGATGGCTACCTACTTTGAAGGACGGCGTGTTGGGTCTCCGAGATATGAATATGAACACGGAAGTAGATCCAAAACGCATTTTGCTGCCACCTCTTGTAACTCTTCCTCATTGCCAAACCCAATATGTCACCAATGTGGCCATGTCCTCCTCTCCCGAGGAAGAGGACTGCGTTGTGGCTGTCAAGTACTTGGGACCCCAACTTAGCTTTTGCAGACCGGCTCAGAGTAAGTCCGAGTGGATCAACGTCCGAATCGAAAGCCcctgcttcttctcctccccTGTCATGTTTTCCAAGAAAGAAGGCATGTTTCGCATAGCAGGATCTGGAGGCCACCTCATCGGATCATTGGATCGCCACAAACATAGCAAGAAGCCCAAGTTTCAAAGGTTGTGGTTTCAGAACCCCAAGATGACCGAGACGCAACGAGACCTTCTGGATTCGTGCTACACAAGCGAACACTTGGTAGAGTCAGAAATCACGGGTGAAACTTTCATGGTTAAGTTGTACAAGAAAACCGCCAATATAATCGAAGGTATTCCGAGAATGCACACAGAAGCAGTAATGGTGTTCAAGATAGACGAAGAAGGAAACGCTGTTTACACTGAAGACATCGGAAATCAAAGCATTTACGTCACAAGTTCTGAAGCTTTATGTAACCTTTTTAGCACCCGCCTCTGCTTGTGTCGACCTAACTATGTTAAAATCAATGACGTCGACGAAAGGAGAAATATCAAGCTGGCTGATCCAAAATGGAAGAGACGTCAGTCTTCCACTTAA